The Actinotalea sp. JY-7876 sequence GACGGACTCCTCCGGGATCCCCACCACGCCGCTGAAGTACCGCACGAAGCCCGAGGCCAGGGATCCGACCGCGGCCATGTTGGCCGACAGCATGCAGATCGTGATGAAGAAGGTCAGCAGCGGGTTCCGGAACGCCTTGTTGATGTAGAGCGAGGCTCCGGCCGCCTGCGGGTACTTCGTGACGAGCTCGGCGTACGCGAGGCCGGTGACGGCCGCGATCGCGACGCCGACGAGGAAGGCCATCCAGAAGGCCCCACCGACCGCCGCGGCGACGAGCCCGACGAGCACGTAGATGCCCGAGCCGAGCACGTCGCCGACCACGTAGAAGTACAGCTGCCGCGCGGTGATCGAGCGCTTGAGCTCGCTGCGCGTCCCGGCTTCCGCCGTCGCGGGAGTGGTCATGCTCGACCGTAGGTGATCTGTGTGACATGCGCGCGTCGTCGGGGTTACGACGTCGTGCGTGATCGCGGCGGCGCCGAGGGTGCGGCGCCCAGGGAGGTCAGGCGCCCTGCTGGACCACCTCGAACGGTGCGCGACCCGAGACCCGACCCTCGATGCCCGCGGTCACGAACTCCTTCGCCCGCGCGACCGCCGGGCCGACCTCGGCGCCCTTCGCGAGCTCCGCGGTGATCGCGGCGGCGAGGGTGCAGCCGGCCCCCGCGACGCGCTCGCGACCGACCTTCGGCGTCCTCAGCACCGTGACGTCGTCGCCGTCGAGCAGCACGTCGACGGCGTCGTCGCCGGGCAGCTCGACCCCGCCCTTGGCCACGACGTACCGCGGACCGAGCTCCTGGATGCGCCGGGCCGCCTCGGTGAGCTGCTCGACGGTCTCGACGCTCTCCATGCCCGACAGGGCGCGGGTCTCGAAGAGGTTGGGCGTGACCACCGTGGCGAGCGGGAGGATGTGCTGGCGCAGCGCGTTGTCGGTGTCGAGCGCCGCGCCGGGCTCCTGGCCCTTGCAGATCAGCACCGGGTCGAGCACGACGTGCCGCCACGGCTGCCGCCGCAGCCCTGCGGCCACGACCTCGATCGTCGCGGGCGTGCCGAGCATCCCGATCTTGACGATGTCCAGCTCGTAGGCCGCCGTCGCCGCCTCCATCTGGGCCGCGATGACCTCGGGCGGCACGGGGAAGAAGCGGTGCCCCCAGTCGTTCGCCGGGTC is a genomic window containing:
- the thiD gene encoding bifunctional hydroxymethylpyrimidine kinase/phosphomethylpyrimidine kinase, with translation MVDLAYVIAGSEATGGAGIQADLRTFQELGAFGLGTLTCIVSFDPANDWGHRFFPVPPEVIAAQMEAATAAYELDIVKIGMLGTPATIEVVAAGLRRQPWRHVVLDPVLICKGQEPGAALDTDNALRQHILPLATVVTPNLFETRALSGMESVETVEQLTEAARRIQELGPRYVVAKGGVELPGDDAVDVLLDGDDVTVLRTPKVGRERVAGAGCTLAAAITAELAKGAEVGPAVARAKEFVTAGIEGRVSGRAPFEVVQQGA